One genomic window of Glycine soja cultivar W05 chromosome 9, ASM419377v2, whole genome shotgun sequence includes the following:
- the LOC114368069 gene encoding CBL-interacting serine/threonine-protein kinase 1-like isoform X1 — MVILNLGRKEEQGVRLGKYELGKTLGEGNFGKVKLARDTHSGKLFAVKILDKSKIIDLNNIDQIKREISTLKLLKHPNVVRLYEVLASKTKIYMVLEYVNGGELFDKIASKGKLKEAEGRKIFQQLIDCVSFCHNKGVFHRDLKLENVLVDAKGNIKITDFNLSALPQHFRADGLLHTTCGSPNYVAPEILANKGYDGATSDIWSCGVILYVILTGYLPFDDRNLAVLYQKIFKGEVQIPRWLSPGSQNIIKRMLDANPKTRITMAMIKEDEWFKEGYTPANPEDEEESVYIDDEDFSIHDVSHEADQGCPRSPTLINAFQLISMSSSLDLSGLFEQEDVSERKIRFTSIHSPKDLVERIEDIVTEMGFRVQKKNGMLKVIQEIKVQKCPGSFSVEAEVFEISPSLYVVELSKSCGDASLYRQLCKKLSNDLGVHTRQQLGSSEVMA, encoded by the exons ATGGTGATTTTAAACCTTGGGAGAAAGGAGGAGCAGGGAGTGCGACTTGGGAAATACGAGTTGGGAAAGACACTTGGAGAAGGCAATTTTGGAAAAGTCAAGTTGGCAAGGGACACTCATTCTGGCAAACTATTTGCTGTTAAGATCCTTGACAAGAGCAAGATCATTGACCTCAATAACATTGATCAG ATAAAGAGGGAAATATCGACCTTGAAGCTCCTAAAGCATCCGAACGTGGTTAGATTATACGAG GTCTTGGctagcaaaaccaaaatttatatggtacttgagtacgtgaatggaGGAGAATTATTTGACAAAATT GCATCCAAAGGTAAACTGAAAGAAGCTGAAGGTAGGAAAATATTCCAGCAGTTGATTGATTGTGTGAGCTTCTGCCACAATAAAGGTGTCTTCCACAGGGATCTCAAG CTGGAGAATGTACTTGTGGATGCCAAAGGGAACATAAAGATAACCGATTTTAATCTTAGTGCTTTGCCCCAGCATTTTAGG GCAGATGGGTTGCTGCATACAACATGTGGAAGTCCCAATTATGTTGCCCCTGAAATTCTTGCCAATAAAGGCTATGATGGTGCAACATCAGACATATGGTCATGTGGTGTTATCTTGTATGTAATTCTAACAGGATACCTTCCTTTTGATGACAGAAATCTTGCAGTTCTCTATCAAAAG ATTTTTAAAGGAGAAGTTCAGATACCAAGATGGCTATCACCTGGTTCTCAAAACATTATAAAGAGAATGCTTGATGCCAATCCTAAAACCCGGATAACAATGGCTATGATCAAAGAAGATGAATGGTTCAAGGAGGGTTATACTCCTGCAAATCCAGAAGATGAGGAAGAGAGTGTGTATATTGATGACGAAGACTTTTCAATCCATGATGTG TCACATGAAGCAGATCAAGGGTGTCCAAGATCACCAACACTTATCAATGCATTCCAGTTGATATCAATGTCTTCAAGTCTAGATCTCTCTGGTCTTTTTGAGCAAGAG GATGTTTCTGAGAGGAAGATAAGATTTACATCCATCCATTCACCAAAAGATTTGGTTGAGAGGATAGAAGACATTGTAACAGAAATGGGATTCAGAGTCCAGAAGAAAAATGGGATG TTGAAAGTGATACAAGAGATCAAAGTACAGAAATGTCCAGGTAGCTTCTCAGTGGAAGCAGAG GTGTTTGAAATAAGTCCATCCTTGTATGTAGTAGAGTTAAGTAAGTCTTGTGGAGATGCTTCTCTATATAGACAG TTATGTAAGAAGTTATCAAATGATTTGGGTGTTCACACAAGGCAACAACTAGGGAGCTCAGAAGTGATGGCCTAA
- the LOC114368069 gene encoding CBL-interacting serine/threonine-protein kinase 1-like isoform X2 translates to MVILNLGRKEEQGVRLGKYELGKTLGEGNFGKVKLARDTHSGKLFAVKILDKSKIIDLNNIDQIKREISTLKLLKHPNVVRLYEVLASKTKIYMVLEYVNGGELFDKIASKGKLKEAEGRKIFQQLIDCVSFCHNKGVFHRDLKADGLLHTTCGSPNYVAPEILANKGYDGATSDIWSCGVILYVILTGYLPFDDRNLAVLYQKIFKGEVQIPRWLSPGSQNIIKRMLDANPKTRITMAMIKEDEWFKEGYTPANPEDEEESVYIDDEDFSIHDVSHEADQGCPRSPTLINAFQLISMSSSLDLSGLFEQEDVSERKIRFTSIHSPKDLVERIEDIVTEMGFRVQKKNGMLKVIQEIKVQKCPGSFSVEAEVFEISPSLYVVELSKSCGDASLYRQLCKKLSNDLGVHTRQQLGSSEVMA, encoded by the exons ATGGTGATTTTAAACCTTGGGAGAAAGGAGGAGCAGGGAGTGCGACTTGGGAAATACGAGTTGGGAAAGACACTTGGAGAAGGCAATTTTGGAAAAGTCAAGTTGGCAAGGGACACTCATTCTGGCAAACTATTTGCTGTTAAGATCCTTGACAAGAGCAAGATCATTGACCTCAATAACATTGATCAG ATAAAGAGGGAAATATCGACCTTGAAGCTCCTAAAGCATCCGAACGTGGTTAGATTATACGAG GTCTTGGctagcaaaaccaaaatttatatggtacttgagtacgtgaatggaGGAGAATTATTTGACAAAATT GCATCCAAAGGTAAACTGAAAGAAGCTGAAGGTAGGAAAATATTCCAGCAGTTGATTGATTGTGTGAGCTTCTGCCACAATAAAGGTGTCTTCCACAGGGATCTCAAG GCAGATGGGTTGCTGCATACAACATGTGGAAGTCCCAATTATGTTGCCCCTGAAATTCTTGCCAATAAAGGCTATGATGGTGCAACATCAGACATATGGTCATGTGGTGTTATCTTGTATGTAATTCTAACAGGATACCTTCCTTTTGATGACAGAAATCTTGCAGTTCTCTATCAAAAG ATTTTTAAAGGAGAAGTTCAGATACCAAGATGGCTATCACCTGGTTCTCAAAACATTATAAAGAGAATGCTTGATGCCAATCCTAAAACCCGGATAACAATGGCTATGATCAAAGAAGATGAATGGTTCAAGGAGGGTTATACTCCTGCAAATCCAGAAGATGAGGAAGAGAGTGTGTATATTGATGACGAAGACTTTTCAATCCATGATGTG TCACATGAAGCAGATCAAGGGTGTCCAAGATCACCAACACTTATCAATGCATTCCAGTTGATATCAATGTCTTCAAGTCTAGATCTCTCTGGTCTTTTTGAGCAAGAG GATGTTTCTGAGAGGAAGATAAGATTTACATCCATCCATTCACCAAAAGATTTGGTTGAGAGGATAGAAGACATTGTAACAGAAATGGGATTCAGAGTCCAGAAGAAAAATGGGATG TTGAAAGTGATACAAGAGATCAAAGTACAGAAATGTCCAGGTAGCTTCTCAGTGGAAGCAGAG GTGTTTGAAATAAGTCCATCCTTGTATGTAGTAGAGTTAAGTAAGTCTTGTGGAGATGCTTCTCTATATAGACAG TTATGTAAGAAGTTATCAAATGATTTGGGTGTTCACACAAGGCAACAACTAGGGAGCTCAGAAGTGATGGCCTAA